One genomic segment of Streptomyces sp. RerS4 includes these proteins:
- a CDS encoding adenylosuccinate synthase: protein MPALVLLGAQWGDEGKGKATDLLGGSVDYVVRYQGGNNAGHTVVVGDQKYALHLLPSGILSPGCTPVIGNGVVVDPAVLLSELHGLNERGIDTSKLLISGNAHLITPYNVTLDKVGERFLGKRKIGTTGRGIGPTYADKINRIGIRVQDLYDESILTQKVEAALEGKNQLLAKLYNRRAIDAAAIVEEMLQYAEQIKPYVADTTLILNNALDEDKVVLFEGGQGTLLDVDHGTYPFVTSSNPTAGGACTGTGVGPTKISRVIGILKAYTTRVGAGPFPTELFDEDGEALRRIGGERGVTTGRDRRCGWFDAPIARYATRVNGLTDFFLTKLDVLTGWEEIPVCVAYEIDGKRVEELPYSQSDFHHAKPIYETLPGWSEDITKAQTFADLPKNAQNYVKALEEMSGAPISAIGVGPGRTETIEINSFI, encoded by the coding sequence GTGCCCGCTCTTGTGCTGCTCGGAGCTCAGTGGGGTGACGAGGGCAAGGGAAAGGCCACCGACCTGCTCGGTGGATCCGTTGACTATGTGGTGCGCTACCAGGGTGGCAACAACGCCGGCCACACGGTCGTCGTAGGCGACCAGAAGTACGCGCTGCACCTTCTCCCTTCCGGCATCCTCTCCCCCGGATGCACCCCGGTCATCGGTAACGGTGTCGTCGTGGACCCGGCCGTCCTGCTCTCCGAGCTGCACGGTCTGAACGAGCGCGGCATCGACACGTCCAAGCTGCTCATCAGCGGTAACGCGCACCTGATCACGCCGTACAACGTCACCCTCGACAAGGTCGGCGAGCGCTTCCTCGGCAAGCGCAAGATCGGCACCACCGGTCGCGGCATCGGTCCGACGTACGCGGACAAGATCAACCGCATCGGCATCCGCGTCCAGGACCTCTACGACGAGTCGATCCTCACGCAGAAGGTCGAAGCGGCGCTGGAGGGCAAGAACCAGCTCCTCGCGAAGCTCTACAACCGCCGCGCGATCGACGCCGCCGCGATCGTGGAGGAGATGCTCCAGTACGCGGAGCAGATCAAGCCGTACGTCGCCGACACCACCCTCATCCTCAACAACGCGCTGGACGAGGACAAGGTCGTGCTCTTCGAGGGCGGCCAGGGCACCCTGCTCGACGTCGACCACGGCACGTACCCCTTCGTGACCTCCTCGAACCCCACCGCCGGCGGCGCCTGCACCGGCACCGGCGTGGGCCCGACGAAGATCAGCCGCGTCATCGGCATCCTGAAGGCCTACACGACCCGTGTCGGCGCCGGCCCGTTCCCGACCGAGCTGTTCGACGAGGACGGCGAGGCGCTGCGGCGCATCGGTGGCGAGCGCGGTGTCACCACCGGCCGTGACCGCCGCTGTGGCTGGTTCGACGCGCCGATCGCCCGTTACGCCACCCGCGTGAACGGTCTGACGGACTTCTTCCTCACCAAGCTGGACGTGCTGACCGGCTGGGAGGAGATCCCGGTCTGCGTCGCGTACGAGATCGACGGCAAGCGCGTCGAGGAGCTCCCGTACTCGCAGTCGGACTTCCACCACGCGAAGCCGATCTACGAAACCCTCCCGGGCTGGTCCGAGGACATCACCAAGGCCCAGACCTTCGCGGACCTGCCGAAGAACGCGCAGAACTACGTGAAGGCCCTGGAGGAGATGTCGGGCGCCCCGATCTCCGCGATCGGCGTCGGCCCCGGCCGCACCGAGACGATCGAGATCAACTCGTTCATCTAA
- a CDS encoding carboxymuconolactone decarboxylase family protein, giving the protein MTDNATTSISRMPNPGEFVPELADVSAALFRATGNRSVPRSTMSLVHLRAGQIVGNTYLTVLNTSFLRKAGVSEERITAVSSWQDAPYFSDAERAALALVEATLQPAPYGKERVSDELYAEVAKHYDDKALATLTIAIGQINFFIALAVIGKPQPVASLADQQWD; this is encoded by the coding sequence ATGACGGACAACGCCACCACCTCGATCTCCCGGATGCCGAACCCCGGCGAGTTCGTGCCCGAGCTGGCCGACGTCAGTGCCGCCCTGTTCCGGGCCACCGGCAACCGTTCGGTGCCGCGCAGCACCATGAGCCTGGTGCACCTGCGGGCCGGGCAGATCGTCGGGAACACCTACCTGACCGTCCTGAACACCAGCTTCCTGCGGAAGGCCGGGGTGTCCGAGGAGCGGATCACCGCCGTCTCCTCCTGGCAGGACGCCCCGTACTTCTCGGACGCCGAGCGGGCGGCGCTCGCGCTGGTCGAGGCCACCCTCCAGCCGGCCCCGTACGGCAAGGAGCGGGTCTCGGACGAGCTGTACGCGGAGGTGGCGAAGCACTACGACGACAAGGCGCTGGCCACGCTCACCATCGCGATCGGCCAGATCAACTTCTTCATCGCCCTGGCCGTCATCGGCAAGCCGCAGCCGGTGGCCTCCCTCGCCGACCAGCAGTGGGACTGA
- a CDS encoding serine hydrolase domain-containing protein translates to MPVRLRLAALAATAAAVLIAPTAPTGAVGAVHVEDTPFPPLTPAVAAELDAAIQRTLRETRVPGVVVGLWAPGKGSYVKTFGVADKATSAPMKTDLNFRIGSETKTFTVTALLQLVDQHKLSLDDPIGKYVSGVPNGDRITLRELAGMRSGLYNYSEDPDFDKALLAGQVFTPQQLLDYSFKHGVQFAPDAKFDYSNTNLILLGLVIEKVTGRSIQQVVNDDVVKPAGLRRTLFPTGAEYPDPHPQGYTEVSDKIVNATDWNPSWAWAAGAVISDLQDLRSWAKTLATGTLLTPATQAERLKTKPIGEIPGAGYGLGVFDVQGWIGHNGSLPGYESLTVYLPEEQATMVVLLNTDALVDGQEPSTLFGEAITDIVTPDHVYPGHKVTAPRPS, encoded by the coding sequence ATACCCGTACGGCTACGCCTGGCCGCGTTGGCGGCCACGGCGGCGGCCGTCCTCATCGCCCCGACCGCCCCGACCGGCGCGGTGGGCGCGGTCCACGTCGAGGACACCCCCTTCCCGCCGCTCACCCCGGCCGTCGCCGCCGAGCTGGACGCGGCCATCCAACGCACCCTGCGCGAGACGCGCGTACCCGGCGTGGTCGTCGGTCTGTGGGCCCCGGGCAAGGGGAGCTACGTGAAGACCTTCGGGGTGGCGGACAAGGCGACGTCCGCCCCCATGAAGACCGACCTCAACTTCCGCATCGGCAGCGAGACCAAGACGTTCACGGTCACCGCCTTGCTCCAGCTGGTGGACCAGCACAAGCTGAGCCTGGACGACCCCATCGGGAAGTACGTCAGCGGTGTCCCGAACGGCGACCGCATCACCCTGCGCGAGCTCGCCGGCATGCGCAGCGGGCTCTACAACTACAGCGAGGACCCCGACTTCGACAAGGCACTCCTCGCCGGGCAGGTCTTCACGCCGCAGCAGTTGCTGGACTACTCCTTCAAGCACGGCGTGCAGTTCGCGCCGGACGCGAAGTTCGACTACTCCAACACCAACCTGATCCTGCTCGGCCTGGTGATCGAGAAGGTGACGGGCCGGTCGATCCAGCAGGTCGTCAACGACGACGTGGTGAAGCCGGCCGGACTCCGCCGCACCCTCTTCCCGACCGGCGCCGAGTACCCCGACCCGCACCCGCAGGGCTACACCGAGGTGTCGGACAAAATCGTCAACGCGACGGACTGGAACCCCTCCTGGGCATGGGCCGCCGGCGCGGTCATCTCCGACCTCCAGGACCTCCGCAGCTGGGCCAAGACCCTGGCCACGGGCACGCTGCTGACCCCCGCGACCCAGGCGGAACGCCTGAAGACGAAGCCGATCGGCGAGATCCCGGGCGCGGGCTACGGCCTGGGCGTCTTCGACGTCCAGGGCTGGATCGGCCACAACGGGTCCCTGCCGGGCTACGAGAGCCTGACCGTGTACCTGCCGGAGGAGCAGGCGACGATGGTCGTCCTGCTCAACACGGACGCCCTGGTGGACGGGCAGGAGCCGAGCACGCTGTTCGGCGAGGCGATCACCGACATCGTGACGCCGGACCACGTCTACCCGGGCCACAAGGTGACGGCTCCCCGCCCGAGCTAG
- a CDS encoding S8 family serine peptidase → MSGRAFRAATIEQESDMAFEKWARWLPGRVAVATAVLAGALAGLPAGGPVTAEPTGTQQAMGRYVVVLRDSTRARVDSIVEEHRRRYGGEPEFVYRHAFTGYSALLPESQVARLRADPSVMMVGDDRSVQAAAQVLPTGVDRVEADQSSTQAGNGTGSVDAGVAVLDTGIDMTHPDLNVAGGFNCLGQPGNQPPQDDNGHGTHVAGTVGAEDNDVDVVGTAPGARLYAIKVLNAGGRGRFSHFACGLDWVAEHAQSEGIDVINMSLGGRGSDDGNCGLTNNDVMHFAICRVVNQAGVTVVVAAGNEGRDLAQAVPAAYDEVLAVTAMQDANGQPGGGGTFSCFTGTDDRYASFSNFTTIGSADAGHTIAAPGVCILSTRLVRGSGDTTTVLSGTSMASPHVAGTAALCLAGPCAGMTPAQVISKLRADAAAQPASYGFTGDPNSPVGNRFYGHLVHAGGY, encoded by the coding sequence ATGTCCGGACGCGCGTTCCGGGCGGCGACCATCGAACAGGAGTCGGACATGGCGTTCGAGAAGTGGGCCAGATGGCTGCCGGGCAGGGTGGCCGTCGCGACCGCGGTATTGGCGGGGGCGCTGGCAGGGCTGCCGGCCGGCGGGCCGGTGACGGCCGAACCCACGGGTACACAGCAGGCCATGGGCCGCTACGTGGTCGTCCTCCGGGACTCCACGAGGGCCCGGGTCGACTCGATCGTGGAGGAACACCGCCGCCGCTACGGGGGAGAGCCCGAATTCGTCTACCGGCACGCCTTCACCGGCTACTCGGCCCTTCTTCCCGAATCCCAGGTGGCACGGCTGCGGGCGGATCCCAGCGTGATGATGGTGGGCGACGACCGGTCGGTCCAGGCCGCCGCACAGGTCCTGCCCACCGGAGTGGACCGGGTGGAAGCGGACCAGAGCAGCACACAGGCCGGGAACGGCACCGGTTCGGTGGACGCCGGAGTGGCGGTCCTCGACACGGGGATCGACATGACCCACCCCGACCTCAACGTGGCCGGCGGGTTCAACTGTCTGGGGCAGCCCGGAAACCAGCCGCCGCAGGACGACAACGGCCACGGCACGCACGTCGCCGGCACGGTCGGGGCGGAGGACAACGATGTGGACGTCGTGGGGACCGCACCCGGCGCCCGCCTGTACGCGATCAAGGTGCTCAACGCCGGCGGCCGCGGCCGGTTCTCGCACTTCGCGTGCGGGCTCGACTGGGTGGCCGAACACGCCCAGAGCGAGGGCATCGACGTGATCAACATGAGCCTGGGCGGCCGGGGTTCGGACGACGGCAACTGCGGGCTGACCAACAACGACGTGATGCACTTCGCGATCTGCCGGGTGGTGAACCAGGCAGGTGTGACGGTCGTGGTCGCGGCCGGCAACGAAGGCAGAGACCTGGCCCAGGCCGTTCCGGCCGCCTACGACGAGGTGCTCGCCGTCACCGCCATGCAGGACGCCAACGGCCAACCGGGTGGAGGCGGCACGTTCAGCTGCTTCACCGGCACGGACGACAGGTACGCCTCCTTCTCCAACTTCACCACCATCGGGTCCGCGGACGCCGGCCACACCATCGCCGCTCCGGGGGTGTGCATCCTGTCCACCCGTCTCGTCAGGGGCTCCGGCGACACCACGACGGTGCTCTCGGGCACCTCGATGGCCTCGCCACACGTCGCCGGCACCGCCGCCCTGTGTCTCGCCGGCCCCTGCGCCGGAATGACACCGGCCCAGGTCATCAGCAAGCTCCGCGCCGACGCCGCCGCCCAGCCGGCCTCGTACGGCTTCACCGGGGACCCCAACTCCCCCGTCGGCAACCGGTTCTACGGACACCTCGTCCACGCCGGCGGATACTGA
- a CDS encoding DUF397 domain-containing protein, with protein sequence MAGTLKWFKSSYSDGGGGACVEVAYDWRKSSYSDSSGGACVEVAGCPHAVHVRDSKNLGPSLTVAPAAWAGFAGWAARA encoded by the coding sequence ATGGCAGGCACCCTGAAGTGGTTCAAGTCGAGCTACAGCGACGGCGGCGGCGGCGCCTGCGTCGAGGTGGCGTACGACTGGCGGAAGTCGAGCTACAGCGACAGCAGTGGCGGCGCCTGCGTCGAGGTCGCCGGGTGCCCGCACGCGGTCCACGTGCGGGACTCGAAGAACCTCGGGCCGAGTCTGACGGTGGCCCCCGCCGCGTGGGCCGGCTTCGCCGGGTGGGCCGCGCGGGCGTAG
- a CDS encoding helix-turn-helix transcriptional regulator: MAKSSNKRQASGVTRLVAHLARVLRERAGLTQRELGVILGYSGAAISALETCAQPASDEMLVKLEGKIGNGLGAFDFARELVRVDTFAPHFQDFFSLEQEALTLCLFETRVIYGIFQTEDYARALFEGGYPVLSEQRVQELIEGRMARKALFDRDPTALVEFVVDEGALRRGIGSKAIMRAQFRYLAELAQRRSVTVQVLPLDCGFSGEHAGTSGAMSLVETPRHERLLYMEQQDESMLISDPGKVSLYAQRYAKIRAQALDPRESLGFIERLAGE; this comes from the coding sequence ATGGCGAAGTCTTCGAACAAGCGGCAGGCCAGTGGCGTGACCCGGCTGGTGGCTCACCTGGCGAGAGTGCTCAGGGAGCGGGCAGGGCTGACTCAGAGGGAGCTCGGCGTGATCCTGGGCTACTCGGGTGCTGCCATCAGCGCTTTGGAAACCTGCGCGCAACCGGCGAGCGACGAGATGCTGGTCAAGCTGGAGGGAAAGATCGGGAATGGGCTGGGCGCGTTCGACTTCGCGCGGGAACTGGTACGGGTCGATACGTTTGCCCCACACTTCCAAGACTTCTTCAGCCTGGAACAGGAGGCACTGACCCTCTGCCTCTTCGAGACGCGAGTGATCTACGGGATCTTCCAGACCGAGGACTACGCCCGTGCCCTTTTCGAGGGTGGATATCCGGTGCTGTCGGAGCAACGTGTCCAAGAGCTGATCGAGGGTCGCATGGCGCGGAAGGCGCTGTTCGATCGTGACCCGACTGCTCTCGTCGAGTTCGTGGTCGACGAAGGCGCGTTGCGCCGAGGCATCGGCAGCAAGGCCATCATGCGCGCCCAGTTCCGGTACCTGGCCGAGCTTGCCCAGCGCCGCAGTGTGACAGTGCAGGTACTGCCACTGGACTGTGGCTTCTCCGGTGAACATGCTGGTACGAGTGGGGCCATGAGCCTTGTCGAAACACCGCGCCATGAGCGGCTGCTGTATATGGAGCAGCAGGACGAGAGCATGTTGATCAGCGATCCGGGCAAGGTGAGCCTCTACGCCCAGCGGTATGCGAAGATCCGCGCACAGGCCTTGGACCCACGTGAATCGCTGGGTTTCATCGAGAGGTTGGCGGGAGAGTAG